From the Pedobacter cryoconitis genome, one window contains:
- the trxB gene encoding thioredoxin-disulfide reductase, which translates to MNTSQEIEHVQCLIIGSGPAGYTAAIYAARADLKPVLYTGMEAGGQLTQTTDVDNFPGYPNGIMGPEMMEDFRKQAERFGADIRFGYVSSVDFSTTPHKVVVDEIKTITADTVIISTGATAKWLGLPSEQHYNGFGVSACAVCDGFFFKNQDVAIVGAGDTAAEEATYLAKLCKKVYMLVRRDEFRASKAMVHRVLNTPNIEVIYNSEAKEVLGNGKNVTGLKILNNKTGEEKDLEVEGFFVAIGHKPNTDIFKGWLDMDDTGYLKTIPGTTKTNIEGVFAAGDVQDHYYRQAVTAAGSGCMAALDAERYLAAKEHEVKAVS; encoded by the coding sequence ATGAATACTTCTCAAGAAATAGAACACGTTCAGTGTCTGATCATAGGTTCGGGGCCGGCAGGTTATACTGCTGCAATTTATGCTGCCAGAGCAGATTTGAAACCAGTGTTGTATACCGGAATGGAAGCTGGGGGACAATTGACGCAGACTACTGATGTAGATAATTTCCCGGGTTATCCTAATGGAATCATGGGCCCTGAAATGATGGAAGATTTCCGCAAGCAAGCAGAACGTTTTGGTGCTGATATCCGCTTTGGTTATGTAAGTTCAGTAGATTTTTCAACTACACCGCATAAAGTTGTGGTAGATGAAATTAAAACTATTACGGCCGATACGGTGATCATCTCTACCGGTGCTACTGCAAAATGGTTAGGCTTACCTAGTGAGCAGCATTACAATGGTTTTGGAGTTTCGGCTTGTGCAGTATGTGATGGTTTCTTTTTCAAAAATCAGGATGTGGCTATTGTTGGTGCAGGAGATACTGCGGCAGAAGAAGCAACTTACCTGGCTAAATTGTGTAAGAAAGTATATATGTTAGTACGTCGTGATGAGTTCAGAGCTTCTAAAGCAATGGTTCACCGGGTATTAAATACGCCTAATATTGAAGTTATCTATAATTCTGAAGCTAAAGAGGTTTTAGGAAACGGTAAAAATGTAACTGGTCTGAAGATCTTAAATAACAAAACTGGTGAAGAAAAAGATCTGGAAGTAGAAGGATTCTTTGTGGCTATCGGTCATAAACCAAATACTGACATCTTTAAAGGCTGGTTGGATATGGATGATACTGGTTATCTGAAAACTATTCCTGGTACTACAAAAACAAATATTGAAGGTGTTTTTGCAGCTGGTGATGTACAGGACCATTATTACCGCCAGGCAGTAACGGCTGCGGGTTCAGGCTGTATGGCAGCATTGGATGCGGAGCGTTATCTTGCAGCTAAAGAGCATGAAGTGAAAGCTGTTTCTTAA
- a CDS encoding glycoside hydrolase family 2 protein: protein MSKTTKFRLLKMLFSLLIVLAAFNQSSAQDQYELNSGWLCMPSTKVKAKGTEISNASFSLSGWKKAVVPGTVLTTMLENKEVPDPFFGMNNKLIPDIYDTGRDYYTYWFTKDFKEAIPGADGQVWLKFRGINYSCDIFLNGKKVNDKPFKGMYLRKTFNITSLLSKSGTNRLAVIVYPPDEVGNPNGGQGGDGTIAKGVAHQYTAGWDWIRPIRDRNTGIWDKVYIERTGGVSLDNPHVVTLVPGKREASGQQQPAIIKVSAELKNTTGKPVTGNLVYTMGGQKVSKSVTLKPNSTNEINLPDLSFTNPKLWWPAGYGKQDLYALKISFLEKGVKLCDSQTVNVGIREIQTEWNVTTKSKEVLVNGQKIFIKGGNWIISDAMLRFTDARYDTEIRYHRDMNLNLIRIWGGALIERPEFYQACDKYGMLVLQDFWMSGDCNGRWEDPMKLEDQWTRRKYPDDHHLFLESATDMIKMVRNHASLAIWCGGNEITPPDDILIPLRDSILPKLDGTRWFIDYSNSDSMSLNTIGGNGDGPYTIQDVSTFWKDRTFPFNSEVGSVGVGDLESLERFIPKANLIAPVYVTPEKREAKGPSEKVDSVWDYHNYLGVGYEQHILPYGKPADIADFAKKAQLVNYDQYRGLMEGFSSHMWEWYTGVIIWKTQNPWTSMRGQMYDYYLDPNACLFGLRSGSEPLHAMYNPVDGMLMVVNNGFKGKQNIMLDARVFDMDGKETSLTKVFCFLDPASTKKVMSVKKIVDELSAKKGSFLSLQLLDENKNLLSNNLYWLADSKGGYSGLNSLKGSALKMTAKQLKSGQIEVSLSNPANGPVSFFNRVSLVNAQTKKRVLPVFYDDNYFSILPGAAKKIIIDYQPEKGAALPVITLTNYVGQEQTVQINP, encoded by the coding sequence ATGTCTAAAACCACCAAATTCCGATTGCTCAAAATGCTGTTTTCTTTACTGATCGTGCTTGCAGCATTCAATCAGTCTTCAGCTCAAGATCAATATGAACTCAATTCGGGCTGGCTATGTATGCCCTCTACTAAAGTTAAAGCAAAAGGCACAGAAATCTCTAACGCTAGTTTCTCTTTGTCAGGTTGGAAAAAAGCGGTAGTTCCCGGAACTGTACTGACCACCATGCTGGAAAATAAAGAAGTACCAGATCCTTTTTTTGGAATGAATAATAAACTGATCCCGGATATTTATGATACTGGAAGGGATTATTATACTTACTGGTTCACTAAAGATTTTAAAGAAGCAATTCCCGGAGCTGATGGCCAGGTGTGGTTGAAATTCAGAGGGATTAATTACAGTTGTGATATCTTTCTGAATGGTAAAAAAGTAAATGATAAACCTTTCAAAGGAATGTACCTGAGGAAAACATTTAACATTACTTCATTGCTTTCAAAAAGCGGAACGAACAGGTTAGCTGTCATTGTTTATCCTCCTGATGAAGTAGGTAACCCGAACGGCGGACAAGGTGGTGATGGAACTATTGCAAAAGGAGTGGCCCACCAATATACTGCCGGCTGGGACTGGATCCGTCCGATCAGAGATAGAAATACAGGGATCTGGGATAAAGTATATATTGAAAGAACAGGTGGTGTAAGCCTGGATAATCCGCATGTGGTTACCCTGGTACCTGGAAAACGTGAAGCTTCAGGACAGCAGCAGCCTGCAATTATTAAAGTTTCTGCTGAACTGAAAAATACAACTGGTAAACCTGTCACAGGAAACCTGGTTTATACGATGGGCGGACAGAAGGTCAGCAAATCGGTTACGCTGAAACCTAACAGTACGAATGAAATCAATCTTCCTGATTTAAGTTTCACAAATCCTAAGTTATGGTGGCCTGCTGGTTACGGTAAGCAAGATTTGTATGCTTTAAAAATCAGCTTTTTAGAAAAAGGTGTCAAACTTTGTGATAGTCAGACGGTAAATGTAGGGATCAGAGAGATTCAGACGGAATGGAATGTGACTACTAAGAGTAAAGAAGTTCTGGTCAACGGACAAAAGATATTTATTAAAGGAGGTAACTGGATCATTTCTGATGCAATGCTTCGCTTTACCGATGCCAGATATGATACGGAAATCAGATATCACCGTGATATGAACCTGAACCTGATCAGGATCTGGGGTGGTGCTTTGATTGAACGTCCTGAGTTTTACCAGGCTTGTGATAAATACGGAATGCTGGTTTTACAGGATTTCTGGATGTCGGGTGATTGTAACGGCAGGTGGGAAGATCCAATGAAACTGGAAGATCAATGGACGCGCAGAAAGTATCCTGATGACCATCATTTGTTCCTTGAATCAGCTACTGATATGATTAAAATGGTACGTAACCATGCTTCTTTAGCGATTTGGTGCGGAGGAAATGAAATTACCCCACCGGATGACATTCTGATTCCATTGCGTGATTCAATTTTACCAAAACTGGATGGTACACGCTGGTTTATTGACTATTCGAATTCAGACAGCATGTCACTGAATACAATTGGCGGAAATGGTGACGGTCCTTATACGATCCAGGATGTAAGTACTTTCTGGAAAGACCGCACTTTCCCATTCAATTCTGAAGTAGGCTCTGTTGGGGTTGGTGATCTGGAGTCTTTGGAAAGATTTATTCCTAAGGCTAATTTGATCGCTCCTGTATATGTAACTCCGGAAAAACGGGAAGCAAAAGGCCCATCTGAAAAGGTGGATTCTGTATGGGATTACCACAATTATTTAGGTGTAGGTTATGAGCAGCATATTTTGCCATATGGTAAGCCTGCTGACATCGCTGATTTTGCAAAGAAAGCACAGTTAGTCAACTATGATCAGTACAGAGGATTAATGGAAGGCTTCAGCTCACATATGTGGGAGTGGTATACTGGTGTAATTATCTGGAAAACACAGAATCCATGGACTTCGATGCGTGGACAGATGTATGATTATTACCTGGACCCGAATGCTTGTTTATTTGGTTTACGTTCTGGGAGTGAACCTTTACACGCGATGTATAATCCTGTAGATGGGATGCTGATGGTGGTTAACAATGGCTTTAAAGGAAAACAAAACATTATGCTGGATGCCAGGGTATTTGATATGGATGGAAAAGAGACCTCTTTAACCAAGGTGTTCTGTTTCCTTGATCCGGCAAGTACTAAAAAAGTAATGTCAGTTAAAAAGATTGTAGATGAACTTTCAGCCAAAAAAGGTTCCTTCCTTTCTTTACAGTTGTTAGATGAAAATAAAAACTTATTAAGTAATAACTTATACTGGTTAGCTGATAGTAAAGGTGGGTATTCAGGACTAAACTCGCTGAAAGGTTCTGCACTTAAAATGACTGCAAAACAGTTGAAAAGCGGACAGATAGAAGTTTCATTAAGCAACCCGGCCAATGGCCCTGTCAGCTTCTTTAATAGGGTTTCCCTGGTGAATGCGCAAACTAAAAAGAGAGTTTTACCAGTGTTTTATGATGATAATTATTTCTCTATCCTTCCGGGGGCAGCTAAAAAGATCATTATCGATTATCAGCCTGAAAAAGGAGCTGCACTGCCAGTGATTACTTTAACCAACTATGTTGGGCAGGAGCAAACCGTCCAGATTAATCCTTAG
- the nagB gene encoding glucosamine-6-phosphate deaminase yields MSRLNLLEETRYEKLPVSVYADEQTASIEVAKRISSLILSKQEKGEQAVLGLATGATPVKVYKELIRLHKEEGLSFSNVVTFNLDEYYPMKPGSNQSYVRFMNENLFDHIDIKRENINIPDGELKREDIEDFCLKYEQKISGFGGIDLQVLGIGRTGHIGFNEPGSAPNSGTRLVTLDELTRRDASRDFGGVANVPTKAITMGIGTIFKAKEIILMAWNEKKASIVKKAVEGEMSADVPATYLQLSPHVEFILDQDAASSLTRFDTPWLVKDCPWTDEQVTKAVIWLAKTLNKPILKLTEDNYNNNGMAQLAILRGPVYQINIHIFNKLQHTITGWPGGKPNADDSQRPERAEPALKRVIVFSPHPDDDVISMGGTFIRLADQGHQVHVAYQTSGNTAVWDDDVLRFMEFNIDFAESRGEDAKALKDTYDSMRSFISTKLPNQTDPEEIRTVKKLIRKGEAIAGARFAGVTDERIHFMDLPFYDRSKFQKDVSFEDDILQTMELLQEVKPHQVFAAGDFADPHGTHKVCFNILVEAMTRLRKTESWTKDCWLWLYRGAWHEFETHEIEMAVPLSPQEVERKKLAIFKHQSQKDLPVFPGEDSREFWVRAEARTQETARAYDQLGLAEYEAMEAFVKWKF; encoded by the coding sequence ATGTCAAGATTAAATTTATTAGAAGAGACGAGATACGAAAAATTGCCGGTCAGTGTTTACGCCGATGAACAAACTGCAAGTATTGAAGTCGCAAAAAGAATTTCATCTCTTATCCTTTCAAAACAGGAAAAAGGAGAACAGGCTGTTTTAGGCCTTGCTACCGGAGCCACTCCTGTGAAAGTATATAAAGAGCTGATCCGTTTGCACAAAGAAGAAGGTCTTAGCTTCAGCAATGTAGTTACCTTTAATCTGGATGAATATTATCCAATGAAACCTGGATCGAATCAAAGTTATGTTCGTTTCATGAATGAGAACCTTTTTGATCATATTGATATTAAAAGGGAAAATATCAATATCCCGGATGGTGAATTGAAAAGAGAAGACATCGAAGATTTCTGTTTGAAGTATGAGCAGAAAATCAGTGGTTTCGGTGGGATTGATTTACAAGTACTTGGGATAGGAAGAACGGGGCACATTGGTTTCAATGAGCCAGGATCTGCACCTAATTCGGGAACAAGATTAGTTACACTGGATGAGCTGACCAGAAGAGATGCTTCCCGTGATTTTGGGGGAGTAGCGAATGTACCAACCAAAGCGATTACCATGGGTATCGGTACTATTTTCAAGGCTAAGGAAATTATCCTGATGGCCTGGAATGAAAAGAAAGCATCGATCGTGAAAAAAGCGGTAGAAGGTGAAATGTCTGCTGATGTACCGGCTACTTATTTACAATTATCTCCTCATGTAGAATTTATTCTGGATCAGGATGCAGCCTCTTCACTAACACGTTTTGATACACCATGGTTAGTTAAGGATTGTCCATGGACTGACGAGCAGGTTACTAAAGCGGTTATCTGGCTGGCAAAAACATTGAACAAGCCTATCCTGAAGTTAACTGAAGACAATTACAACAACAATGGGATGGCGCAGCTGGCTATTTTACGCGGCCCGGTTTACCAGATCAATATTCATATTTTTAATAAATTACAACATACAATTACTGGCTGGCCGGGTGGTAAACCGAATGCAGATGATAGTCAGCGTCCGGAACGTGCAGAGCCTGCATTGAAACGTGTGATTGTTTTCTCTCCGCATCCGGATGATGATGTGATTTCTATGGGGGGTACTTTTATCCGCCTGGCAGATCAGGGACATCAGGTACATGTTGCTTATCAGACCTCGGGTAATACGGCGGTCTGGGATGATGATGTATTGCGTTTCATGGAATTTAATATAGATTTTGCAGAGTCAAGGGGTGAAGACGCCAAAGCTTTAAAAGATACTTATGATAGCATGCGTAGTTTTATCAGCACAAAACTACCTAACCAGACTGATCCGGAAGAAATCCGTACAGTAAAAAAACTGATCCGTAAAGGTGAAGCTATCGCAGGGGCAAGATTTGCGGGTGTAACCGATGAACGTATCCATTTTATGGATCTTCCTTTTTATGACAGAAGTAAGTTCCAGAAAGATGTAAGTTTTGAAGATGATATCCTGCAAACGATGGAATTGTTACAGGAAGTAAAACCACACCAGGTTTTTGCGGCGGGTGATTTCGCCGATCCGCATGGTACACATAAAGTATGTTTCAATATTTTAGTGGAAGCAATGACCCGTTTGAGAAAGACGGAGAGCTGGACAAAAGATTGTTGGTTATGGTTATACAGAGGTGCATGGCATGAGTTTGAAACTCATGAAATTGAAATGGCTGTACCGCTTTCACCACAAGAAGTGGAAAGAAAGAAACTGGCGATTTTCAAACATCAGTCGCAAAAGGATCTCCCTGTTTTTCCGGGTGAGGATTCAAGAGAATTCTGGGTAAGGGCAGAAGCACGTACGCAGGAAACTGCAAGGGCTTATGATCAACTTGGACTAGCTGAATATGAAGCTATGGAAGCATTTGTGAAGTGGAAGTTTTAA
- a CDS encoding sugar MFS transporter yields the protein MTTTAKKGMPPIIIIGALFFIFGFVTWLNSVLIPYLKLACELNNFESYLVAFAFYISYLVMAIPSASVLKVTGYKKGMALGLVVMGIGALVFIPAALTRTYGLFLLGLFIQGTGLALLQTASNPYITILGPAESAAKRISIMGICNKVAGAIAPIVLGAIALKDADGFHDRLLTMNPAEKIAELNALASRVILPYVIIIIVLIILAVLIYFSTLPEIDTDQEDEAVSQATAGKTSILQFPHLLLGVLTVFLYVGVEVMAGDTIISYAHYQGIPLSTAKFFTTFTLMGMILGYLIGIICIPKFISQENAMKWFAVLGIVLTVIAIFTTGYTSVLFIALLGLANSLVWPAIWPLALSGLGRFTKIASSLLIMGIAGGAIIPLCYGALVDALNAQQAYWIMVPCYAFIFYYAAAGYKVKSKTY from the coding sequence ATGACAACAACAGCTAAAAAAGGAATGCCGCCCATTATTATAATCGGTGCTTTATTCTTTATTTTCGGATTTGTAACCTGGTTAAATTCAGTGTTGATCCCTTATTTGAAACTCGCTTGTGAGCTCAATAATTTTGAGTCTTACCTGGTCGCGTTCGCATTTTATATCAGTTACCTCGTCATGGCTATCCCATCTGCCAGTGTGCTTAAAGTTACGGGCTATAAAAAGGGAATGGCTTTGGGACTTGTCGTAATGGGGATTGGCGCACTGGTTTTTATTCCGGCAGCACTGACACGTACTTATGGTTTGTTTTTACTGGGGTTATTTATCCAGGGGACGGGGCTTGCTTTATTACAAACGGCTTCTAATCCTTATATCACAATCCTGGGGCCTGCTGAAAGTGCAGCCAAAAGGATCAGTATCATGGGGATTTGTAATAAAGTGGCTGGTGCGATTGCACCGATCGTTTTGGGCGCAATTGCTTTAAAGGATGCGGATGGTTTTCATGATCGTCTGCTGACCATGAACCCGGCAGAGAAAATAGCTGAGCTGAATGCATTGGCATCCAGAGTAATCCTGCCTTATGTGATCATTATTATTGTCCTGATTATATTAGCTGTCCTGATCTATTTTTCAACTTTACCGGAAATAGATACAGATCAGGAAGACGAAGCTGTTTCACAGGCTACTGCCGGAAAAACAAGCATTCTTCAGTTTCCTCACTTGTTGTTAGGGGTACTTACTGTATTTCTTTATGTAGGGGTAGAAGTAATGGCTGGTGATACCATTATCAGTTATGCGCATTATCAGGGTATTCCGCTTTCTACGGCTAAGTTTTTTACCACTTTTACTTTAATGGGGATGATCCTCGGTTATCTGATCGGTATCATTTGTATCCCAAAGTTTATCAGTCAGGAAAATGCGATGAAATGGTTTGCAGTATTAGGTATTGTATTAACCGTAATTGCAATTTTTACGACAGGTTATACTTCAGTTTTATTTATCGCTTTGCTGGGTCTGGCGAATTCACTGGTCTGGCCGGCAATCTGGCCGCTGGCACTTTCAGGACTGGGCAGGTTTACTAAAATAGCCTCTTCTTTATTAATTATGGGTATTGCAGGGGGAGCAATCATTCCGCTTTGTTATGGTGCGCTTGTGGATGCGCTAAATGCACAGCAGGCCTACTGGATCATGGTTCCTTGTTATGCATTTATCTTTTATTATGCAGCGGCAGGATATAAAGTAAAGAGTAAAACATATTAA
- a CDS encoding glycoside hydrolase family 125 protein: MNRKDFITSTGLLTAGLFLSKDLRAFELAYPNVRVPLNKRKFSSPAVEKAILKFQQKVSDKELGWLFNNCLPNTLDTTVSFAMKDGKPDTYVITGDIDAMWLRDSSAQVWPYLAFMKEDKKLQQLVAGIIHRQAHYVIKDPYANAFYRDGEQKSEWAGDHTDMQPGVHERKWEIDSLCYPMRLAYNYWKMTGDATPFDEEWKTSIHTILKTFKEQQRKTGLGPYHFQRDTAKPTDSLPMAGYGFPVKPVGLICSMFRPSDDATIFPFLIPSNFFAVVSLKQVAEMFRAIFKEEAFAAELSALATEVETAIQKYAVVEHPVYGKIYAFEVDGFGNVNLMDDSNVPSLLSLPYLNAVPVTDPVYQNTRKFALSEHNPYFYKGKDIEGIGGPHVEQQDMIWPLSIICRGLTSTDDEEIKQCIAALKKTHAGTGFMHESFKKDHPEIFTRPWFAWTNTIFGEFLWEVFLARPHLLS, from the coding sequence ATGAACAGAAAAGATTTCATTACCAGTACAGGCTTGCTGACTGCTGGTTTGTTTTTGAGTAAAGATTTAAGAGCGTTTGAATTAGCTTATCCAAATGTAAGAGTGCCGTTGAACAAGAGAAAATTCAGCAGTCCGGCAGTAGAAAAAGCAATCCTTAAATTCCAGCAGAAAGTTTCGGATAAAGAATTAGGCTGGTTATTTAATAACTGTTTGCCGAACACGCTGGATACGACAGTTTCATTTGCGATGAAAGATGGCAAACCTGATACTTATGTGATTACCGGAGATATTGATGCGATGTGGCTCAGAGACAGTTCTGCGCAGGTCTGGCCTTATCTTGCTTTTATGAAAGAGGATAAAAAACTACAGCAGTTAGTTGCAGGGATTATCCACCGCCAGGCACATTATGTAATTAAAGATCCTTATGCGAATGCATTTTACAGGGATGGAGAGCAGAAAAGTGAATGGGCAGGTGACCATACCGATATGCAGCCCGGTGTTCATGAGCGTAAATGGGAAATAGACTCGCTTTGTTACCCGATGCGCCTGGCTTACAACTACTGGAAAATGACTGGTGATGCAACCCCGTTTGATGAGGAGTGGAAAACATCTATCCATACGATCCTGAAAACCTTTAAAGAGCAGCAACGTAAAACAGGTTTAGGCCCTTATCATTTTCAGCGTGATACCGCTAAACCAACAGACAGTTTACCGATGGCCGGTTATGGCTTCCCGGTAAAACCAGTTGGATTGATCTGTTCTATGTTCAGACCGAGTGATGATGCTACGATCTTCCCTTTCCTGATTCCGTCTAACTTTTTCGCAGTCGTGAGTTTGAAACAAGTAGCAGAAATGTTCAGGGCAATTTTCAAAGAGGAAGCTTTTGCTGCTGAACTGAGTGCCTTGGCAACAGAGGTAGAGACTGCGATTCAGAAATATGCAGTGGTTGAACACCCTGTTTATGGAAAAATCTATGCTTTTGAAGTGGATGGATTCGGAAATGTAAACCTGATGGATGATTCCAATGTGCCAAGTTTGCTTTCTCTTCCTTACCTGAATGCAGTACCTGTAACTGATCCTGTTTATCAGAATACCAGGAAATTTGCGCTATCAGAACATAATCCATATTTTTATAAAGGGAAGGATATAGAGGGAATTGGCGGACCGCACGTGGAGCAGCAGGACATGATCTGGCCGCTGAGTATCATTTGCAGAGGACTGACCAGTACAGATGACGAAGAGATTAAACAATGTATTGCTGCCTTGAAGAAAACGCATGCTGGTACTGGTTTTATGCATGAGTCCTTTAAAAAGGATCATCCGGAAATCTTTACAAGACCATGGTTTGCCTGGACCAATACCATCTTCGGCGAGTTTTTATGGGAAGTGTTTTTAGCACGCCCGCATTTATTGAGCTAA
- a CDS encoding beta-N-acetylhexosaminidase, translated as MKKIISGLILACVTLSVSAQTDENLGIIPAPVSVEKKAGVFKLDKTVVLVSNETSNAATADILNAYIASQGGFALRPSKAAATNERAIVLSSAGAEKLPAEGYELQVTARNITVTGKGAGLFYGVQSLMQMMPEKKGQEIDVPASIIKDYPRFQYRGMHLDVGRHTFPVSFIKKYIDLMAAYKLNNFHWHLTEDQGWRIEIKKYPKLTTIGSERNGSVVGHHPGVTSDNTPYKGFYTQNEVKEVVAYATRKFVTVIPEIELPGHSSAAIAAYPQLSCFPDRDTFIDPKTPWAGSRKGKQVQQQWGVFDDVFAPTEYTFKFLEDVLDEVMVLFPSKYIHIGGDESPKEYWKQSPFCQQLIKEKGLKDEHELQSYFIQRIEKYINSKGRSIIGWDEILEGGLAPNATVMSWRGVEGGIAAAKLNHDVIMTPGNQGLYFDHAQSKSSGEPVNIGGNSPYSVAYAYDPVPEVLSADQKKYIKGVQANLWTEYIESPEKAEYMILPRMFALAEIAWTPLDKKNFKNFSEERIPLHLARLDKTNTNYWVPVPVGQSDKQIDGEDITVDLKVPVQGAKIYYTLDGTTPSDVSNQYRSALKVNVPKGTKILLKTIVITPKGKRSVISETPLNNGAK; from the coding sequence ATGAAGAAAATCATTTCAGGGCTTATTCTGGCCTGTGTCACGCTGAGTGTAAGCGCACAGACGGATGAAAACTTAGGTATTATACCTGCACCGGTATCGGTAGAAAAAAAGGCTGGTGTTTTTAAACTGGACAAAACTGTAGTGCTGGTTTCCAATGAAACCTCCAATGCGGCAACAGCTGATATCCTGAATGCTTATATCGCCAGTCAGGGTGGCTTTGCATTGAGACCATCTAAAGCAGCGGCTACCAATGAGCGTGCCATTGTATTAAGTTCTGCCGGAGCTGAAAAATTGCCTGCTGAAGGTTATGAGCTTCAGGTTACTGCCCGGAATATTACTGTTACCGGAAAAGGTGCTGGTCTTTTTTATGGTGTGCAGTCACTGATGCAAATGATGCCTGAGAAAAAAGGTCAGGAAATTGATGTACCTGCCAGTATCATCAAAGATTATCCAAGATTTCAGTACAGGGGGATGCACCTGGATGTAGGAAGACATACTTTCCCGGTTTCTTTCATCAAGAAGTATATTGACTTGATGGCAGCTTATAAACTGAATAATTTCCACTGGCATTTAACAGAAGATCAGGGCTGGAGAATAGAGATTAAAAAATATCCTAAGCTGACTACTATCGGATCAGAAAGAAATGGTTCGGTTGTAGGCCATCATCCTGGGGTGACATCTGATAACACACCTTATAAAGGTTTCTACACACAGAATGAAGTGAAAGAAGTAGTTGCTTATGCAACCAGAAAGTTTGTGACTGTAATTCCTGAAATTGAATTGCCAGGACATAGTTCTGCTGCAATTGCCGCTTATCCTCAGTTAAGCTGTTTCCCGGACAGAGATACTTTTATTGATCCTAAAACACCGTGGGCTGGTTCAAGAAAAGGCAAACAGGTACAGCAGCAATGGGGCGTTTTTGACGATGTGTTTGCACCAACTGAATATACTTTTAAATTTTTAGAAGATGTTTTGGATGAAGTCATGGTCTTATTTCCTTCGAAATACATCCATATTGGTGGTGATGAAAGTCCAAAAGAATACTGGAAACAATCACCTTTCTGCCAGCAGCTAATTAAAGAAAAAGGATTGAAAGATGAGCATGAACTGCAAAGTTATTTCATTCAGCGCATAGAGAAATATATCAATTCTAAGGGAAGATCTATCATTGGATGGGATGAGATTTTAGAAGGTGGATTGGCGCCAAATGCGACAGTAATGTCATGGCGTGGAGTTGAAGGTGGTATTGCTGCTGCAAAACTTAACCACGATGTGATTATGACGCCAGGAAACCAAGGTTTATACTTTGATCATGCACAGTCTAAATCAAGTGGTGAGCCTGTTAATATCGGCGGAAATTCACCTTACTCCGTAGCTTATGCTTATGATCCTGTTCCTGAAGTTCTATCAGCAGATCAAAAGAAATATATCAAAGGTGTACAGGCTAATTTATGGACAGAATACATTGAAAGCCCGGAGAAAGCAGAGTACATGATTCTGCCAAGAATGTTCGCTTTAGCTGAAATTGCATGGACTCCGTTAGACAAAAAGAACTTTAAGAACTTTTCGGAAGAAAGGATCCCATTGCATTTAGCGCGCCTGGATAAAACCAATACGAATTACTGGGTTCCGGTTCCGGTTGGACAGTCTGATAAACAGATTGATGGAGAAGATATCACTGTGGATTTGAAAGTGCCTGTTCAGGGAGCTAAAATCTATTATACTTTAGACGGTACAACTCCTTCTGATGTTTCTAATCAATACCGTTCTGCTTTAAAAGTCAATGTGCCTAAGGGCACTAAAATTTTATTGAAGACTATTGTGATCACGCCAAAAGGAAAACGTAGTGTAATTTCTGAAACTCCTTTAAATAATGGAGCGAAGTAA
- a CDS encoding RNA polymerase sigma factor, whose protein sequence is MDQKDILFKQIFDTNSKKIFHLCYGYTGDAESANDLLQETFLKVWQNLDKFRQKSLISTWIYRIAVNTCLTYLRSEKRQAKDELTENIIENRVEEFSEKNEQVALLYKSISKLEENDRLIITMVLDELPYHEIADISGISEGNLRVKIHRIKQKLTELYNHHARI, encoded by the coding sequence TTGGATCAGAAAGACATCTTATTTAAGCAAATCTTCGACACTAACTCCAAGAAAATATTCCATTTGTGCTATGGCTATACAGGTGATGCTGAGTCTGCAAATGATCTGTTACAGGAGACTTTTCTTAAGGTTTGGCAGAATCTTGATAAATTCAGACAGAAATCACTAATTTCGACCTGGATTTACCGGATCGCTGTAAACACCTGTTTAACCTACCTTCGTTCGGAGAAAAGACAGGCCAAAGACGAACTAACGGAAAATATTATTGAGAACAGAGTAGAAGAGTTCTCTGAAAAAAATGAGCAGGTGGCTCTTTTATATAAATCAATATCCAAATTAGAAGAAAACGACCGTTTAATTATTACTATGGTTCTCGACGAGCTTCCCTATCATGAGATAGCCGACATTTCAGGAATCAGCGAAGGAAATCTTAGAGTTAAGATTCACCGTATTAAACAAAAACTCACCGAATTATACAATCATCATGCAAGAATTTGA